The Anaerotignum propionicum DSM 1682 sequence CAATACCACCTACTGGCAAAAAAAGGGCTTGCCGTCTGGATTCAAACGATAAGCCCTTTGCGTTTATTCATGCTGTTCCTATGAGATATGTGCTTCAATCAATTTCAAAAGCTACTTACACTCCTGCCACATGATAAAAATAACTAGAAAATATTAACTTTGTACATATGTATTTATAATCTTATCATAAGTGCCATTTTCCATTATATTTTTTAACCCATTATTAAACTTTTCAAGCAGTTCTGCATTTTTTCCCTTTGGCACTGCAAAACCGTAGGGACTCCTCTTTTCAATATCAGAAACAATTTTCAGCTCCACTCCCTGAGAAATCAAATATCCCATTACCGGATAATCCTCGAACAGTGCTTGGCTGTTTCCACTTATTACATCCTGATACACCTGGTTAAATTCAGGAAAAGTCACTACTTGAAAACCATATTTTTCCTTTATGGACTGTGCATAGGATTCTGCCTCGGTACCCAATGCAACTGCCACGGCAACTGTTTTCCCTTTCAAATCTTCAAAACCTTTTATATCATGCCGAGTGGCATCTACAGCCATAACTATCCCACCCTCAAGATAAGGCTCAGAATAATCGTAGATTTCCTTTCTTTCTTCCGTAATGCTTATGCCTCCCATAGCAGCATCCACTTCTCCCGCTGCCAAGGCCTGCAACATTTGATTAAACGTCATATGTACTAACTCATATTCAAATCCCTGATCCTTTGCAATTTCGTTCAATAAATCTATATCTATGCCAACATATTCTCCAAATTTATTTTGGAATTCAAATGGCGCAAACATTGTATTCGTTGCAATAATATATTTTTTGTTTCTTTAGGTGTATCACTGCTATTTGTATTCTCTACACTGATTGTAACCTTATTACCACCACAAGCAGCCAATCCCACAACCATGACAAATGTTGTAATTAAAGCAACAATTTTTTTGAATATAACCATCTCCTAATGCCCCCTACTGTTATTTCAAAATATTTTTTAAGAAGCTTCTAAATTTGTTCTTAGTGACAAATATCCAATTTTTCCCATTGAATATTAAATTTCCTCCACCTTTTACAGACCTATTTAAATATCTATTCCAATCCATAGCCTTCTGTCCCAATGATTAGCTAGGTACCTTCAGAAAAGAGTTGTTAAGTATTCATAAAAATTTAATCAACACTTTGCCTTATCCAAAACATCTGTGTTATAGCTTATGATAATTATAATAAAATATGCATTATTCCTTAATTCAACTTTACCATAAAATTCCATATCATTGTCCTAAAAATGTTTTTTATATTTTTATTTCTCCTTCTATATTTCAATCTACAGGAATAAGTTTCTCATACCGGACTCTACTTTGTAAAATAACCTTCCTTTTAGCTTAATGATATCATCCTACTTTTTCTGAGAAAGTAACTTCCCTCCTATTTTGAATCATAAAAGCCCGATTGTTCCTCACAGATAAATCTGTGAAGAACAATCGGGCTTTATTCTCATGGAAAGCCTAAAGTTACAAGCTTTTCTATTTCTTACATTTCAGCAACAAGGGCCATATTTCACTTAAGCCTCTGTTTCAACAACTTCTTCTGCTGCTTCTTCTGCGAGAGCCTCTGCCTGTCTCTTGGAAAGGCTGATTTTCTTCTGCTCGGTATTTACCTCAAGAACTTTCACGCTGATTACCTGACCAACCTTCAATTCATCTTCAGGCTTTACAACATGCTTGTTTGCGATCTGTGAGATATGTACCAGACCATCTACGCCGGGTTCCAATTCCACAAATGCACCGAAAGGTACCATACGAACAACCTTACCCTCAACGATTGTACCAACAGCATATTTTTCAACTGCAAGGTTCCAAGGGTTCATATTATTATCTTTCAAGGAAAGGCTGATTTTACCTTTTTCCTTGTCAACATCTAAGATAAGCACTTCTACTGCCTGACCTTCTTTTAAAATTTCCTTAGGGTTGGTGATTCTGCCCCAGCTCATTTCAGAAATATGGATCAAGCCATCAACGCCGCCCAAGTCAACAAACGCGCCAAAGTCAGTCAATCTGCTAACCTTACCTGTTGCCTTTACACCAGCTTCGATGGAAGCAAACAATGTAGCTCTCTTTGCACTGATTTCTTTTTCAACCAATGCTTTTCTGCCACCGATAATACGACGTTTTACTCTGTCCATTTCAATGATATTGAAATCCAATTCCTGGCCTTTGAAAACGCTTAAATCTTCAATAAATCTATTTGAAACCTGAGAAGAGGGAATAAATACTCTTACGCCGTTTACAACTGCGATTAAGCCGCCCTTTACAACCTCAGTTACTGTACCTGTAACAACTGATTTCTCGTTGAAAGCCGCTTCAATTTCCTCCATGCCCTTCTGCGCTTCAATACGCTTTTTGGACAAAAGAACATTACCGTCGCCGTCGTTTACACGAACTACAAATACTTCAATCTCATCTCCGGGCTGAATTACTTTACTAGGGATTACTGTAGGATCACCGCTGAATTCGCCTCTGGGGATAACACCATCGGACTTATAGCCGAGATTCACAGATACTTCCTCGTTAACAACCTGAATTACAGTGCCTTTCACAACATCGCCTGTATGCAGAGTAACGAGAGATTCTTCTAACATTTGTTCGAATGAAATTTCCTCACTTCCTCCTAAATTTTGTACTGCATTGTCAAATGCTTCGCTCATAGTAACAACTACCTCCTTAATTATTGCAGGTGGTGTAGACGCACCCGCAGTTATACCTATTTTATCATTCTTTGAAAAATTATTCAACACCAAATCACAAATTGTTTCAATGTGAACGGTATTCTCGCAATTTTTTCTGCAAATTTCCACCAATTTTTGGGTATTAGAGCTTTTTTTGTCGCCAATGACAATCATTTTGTCAACATTTTGGGATAATGACACAGCTTCCGCTTGTCTTTTCTCCGTTGCAGAGCAAATGGTGTTGAATACCAAAAGATGAATTTTTTTCTTTTTTAACTCCGCCACAATCTCATCAAATCGACTTTGGCGGAAAGTTGTCTGCACCACAATGATATATTCTGCCCCATCTTGCAAATCCAATGCAGAGGCTTCCTCTGGTGTCTCAATGATCTTTGCAGCATTTTCGCACCAGCCGTTAATTCCCACCACCTCGGGGTGCTGACTGCTTCCTGCAATAATAATTCCTTTGTTTGCATCGTGGTTTTCCTTCACTATGCTATGTATCTTTTTCACAAAAGGACAAGTCCCATCAACCACAGGAAGTCCTTTTTCCTCCAATGCATCATAAAGTGCTTTTCCAATACCATGGGAGCGCACCAGAATTGCACCTTCAAAAATATTATCCAGACTTTCAATAATCGTTAGTCCCTTCTTCTCTAAATCTCCCGTCACTTCTTTATTATGGATTAACGGTCCATAGGAATAGGTTTTTTCGTTATTTTCTATCTGTTGATAGGCCATTTCTATGGCTCTTTTTACACCAAAACAAAACCCAGCCGACTGGGCAACTGTAATTTTACTCATAGCTTAACCTTCATTTCCCGCACTCTGCCCATTATTTTTTCTGTGACTTCTTCCATCAAATCAGTGGTGATTCTTTCGCCACGATATTCTTCTAAAGTCAACGGTTCTCCGAATTCTATTCTGATTTCCGAGCGAAACTTATAGCTTCCTGAAATTGCCACAGGAATAACCGGTGCATCTCCCTTTAGTGCAAACATGGCAACGCCGGCTTTTGCCGCTTTATCCTCACCCTCTTTTACCCGAGTTCCCTCAGCAAAAATTCCCAGCAATTCTCCGCCTTTTAACACATTTATAGCTGTTTTAAAGGCTTTCATATCCATCACCGCTTGACGATCTATGGGGAATGCTTGTAAATTGCGCAGCAAAGCTCCTAGAATTTTATTTTGAAACAGCTCTTTTTTTGCAATATATCGGGGCAGTCTGTCCAAATATACAGCCATAGTCAATGGGTCGAAATTACTGATATGGTTGCAGCAAAGTACCCCATTGCCTTCTTGAGGCACATTTTCCTTCCCCACAATGGTTACCTTAAATAAAATTTTAAAAAGCATCTTCACTAACACCTTTACAAAAGGATACACGCTCATACCCACACCTCCCCTAATTTTTCTTGCACAATCGTTAATATTTTGTCTACAGATTCTTCAATGGACATTTTCGTTGTGTCTATATAAACTGCATCCTTCGCTTTACGCAAAGGGTTGTGTTGGCGATTCATATCATTTTCATCCCGTTGGATAATTTCCTTACGTACCACCTCAAAATCAGGCTTTTCGCCCTTTGCTTTCAGCTCACCCATGCGGCGCATTGCACGCTCATCTACACCGGCATCCATATAAATTTTCACTTCTGCTTGGGGAAGTACGTAAGTACCAATATCCCTGCCATCCATAACCACAGAATTTTGATTTGCCATGGCTCTTTGTATATCTCCAAGTTTCTGACGCACGGATTGAATCTTTGCCACCTCGGAAGCCCCTTGTCCGATTTGTTGGGTTCTGATTTTCTCAGTTATATCTTGATTTTCAAGAAAAATTCGTTGCCCTTCCTGCGTAGGCTGAATCTCCAAGTGAATCTCCTCAAGCAACAACAAAACCGCCTTTTCATCTGAACAATCTACGCCCTTTTGTATACAATCATAAGCCACACCTCGATACATTGCCCCTGTATCCACATAAATGATGCCCAATCTTTTTGCGACAGCTTTAGCAACCGTGCTCTTCCCCGATCCAGCAGGGCCGTCTACTGCAACGGCAAACCTTTTCATACCGATTCCTCCAGTCATTGTGAAAGCACCCCTTCTCCTGCCGCATAGCCGCTGGAAAAAGCAATTTGCAGATTATAACCACCTGTATAAGCATCCACATCCAAAACTTCTCCTGCAAAATGCAAGTTCTTCACAAACTTACTTTCCATGGTGGCAGGGTCAATCTCGTCCACCGAAATTCCGCCGCTGGTAATTACTGCTTCGTTAAAACCAGCCGTTCCCGTAATGGTTAAAGGCAGTCCCTTTAATAAAGAAAGAAGGTTTTTTCGTTCTTCCTTTGTAATACTATTCACCTTTTTATCCCCAGAAATACCAGAAAGCTCAGCAATTACCGGAATCAACTTTTGAGGCAGCAAATCACCCAAAGCATTGATAAAATCCCGATTTGCATATTTCTCAAAATCTCTAAGCAAGCGCATATCCAGCTTCTTTTCATCCATAGCGGGCTTCAAATCAATGAAAAGCTGATACCCTTCGTCAATAGAAAACAGGATGTGTCTGCTTGCACTTAAAATCACAGGTCCTGAAACTCCATAATGGGTAAAAAGCATCTCACCGAATTCTTCAAAAACAGTTTTGCCTTTTTTATTTTTTATCTTTATGGAAATATTACGCAAGCTTAACCCCATCAAGTCTTTGCACCAAGCCTCCGCCGCTTTTAAAGGTACCAGTGAAGGGTATAATTTGGTCACATGATGACCGGCTTTTTTTGCAAAACCATATCCATCCCCTGTGGAACCCGTTGCAGGGTAGGATAATCCTCCTGTGGCTACAATCACTGCATCCGCTTCAATAATGGTACCTTTTTTTAAACGCACACCAACAGCCCTACCGTCAGAAACCAAAATTTCTTCCACAGGGCTGTCCAAGTGCTGTTTTACCTTATTCTCACGTAAATATTGTTCCAACGCAAAAACCACATCCAAAGACTTATCGGAAACTGGAAAAACACGGCGTCCTCTTTCCACCTTTGTTTCTAACCCAAGGCGATGAAATAACGCTTGGGTTTCACTACTATCCAAACGATAAAAGGAGCTGTACATAAAATAAGGATTCCCCGGGATGTTTTCCAACAGTGTCTCAACATCACAATCGTTGGTTAAATTACAACGACCTTTTCCCGTAATTAAAATCTTCTTTCCAAGTCTGTTATTCTTTTCAAATAAATGCACCTCGTGTCCACGGCTTCCCGCTTTACCTGCCGCAATCATTCCGGCAGCACCGCCGCCTACTACGATAATTTTTCCCATATTTTCACCCGTTTTTCAGTAATTCCGCCATTTCCAAATGGGCCTTATCATTTAAGGTCATTAAAAACATTTGGTCCTCCGGAGTAATATCAATCATAGAAATAGATGTATTTGTCAACCACATCCTGCGGTACATATTCAAATCCAACCCTAATAATTTAATTATAAGAACACGCAGCAATCCCCCATGAGAAACGATAGCTACGCGCTGTCCTCTGTGTTTCTTTATAATTTCTTGAAAACCTGCCAGAGAACGCTCAGCCACTTTATGAAAGGAGCCTTCTCCGGGCATCGTATGGGCAAAGGGATCATCAAAAAAATCCGTATATGGCTTTCCGTATTTTTCTGTTAACTCTGCAACGGTGTGCCCTTCCCACTCTCCAAAATTAATTTCCTTAAAATGCTCGTCCATGATAAGGGGAAGTCCCTTTTGTTTTGCAATGGGTTCCGCCGTAGCAACAGCCCGCTTTAAAGGGGACACATATATGGCGTCAAGGGGCATATATTCAAAGCGTTTTGCCAAAAGTGCGGCTTGCCATGTACCCTCCTCAGAAAGCTCAATGTCTGTCCAACCTTGATACCTTCCACCCTTATTCCATTCCGTTTCTCCGTGACGAATTAAATATAATCTTGTTTTATCCTGCTTCATATGAAATCATTCCTTTTTTTCAAATATCCTAAGGTGATACCGCTCATTCAAACAAGGCATCAACCATGAATCATGGTGTGTTGCCCTAGCTATATAT is a genomic window containing:
- a CDS encoding transporter substrate-binding domain-containing protein, yielding MFAPFEFQNKFGEYVGIDIDLLNEIAKDQGFEYELVHMTFNQMLQALAAGEVDAAMGGISITEERKEIYDYSEPYLEGGIVMAVDATRHDIKGFEDLKGKTVAVAVALGTEAESYAQSIKEKYGFQVVTFPEFNQVYQDVISGNSQALFEDYPVMGYLISQGVELKIVSDIEKRSPYGFAVPKGKNAELLEKFNNGLKNIMENGTYDKIINTYVQS
- a CDS encoding bifunctional 4-hydroxy-3-methylbut-2-enyl diphosphate reductase/30S ribosomal protein S1 — encoded protein: MSKITVAQSAGFCFGVKRAIEMAYQQIENNEKTYSYGPLIHNKEVTGDLEKKGLTIIESLDNIFEGAILVRSHGIGKALYDALEEKGLPVVDGTCPFVKKIHSIVKENHDANKGIIIAGSSQHPEVVGINGWCENAAKIIETPEEASALDLQDGAEYIIVVQTTFRQSRFDEIVAELKKKKIHLLVFNTICSATEKRQAEAVSLSQNVDKMIVIGDKKSSNTQKLVEICRKNCENTVHIETICDLVLNNFSKNDKIGITAGASTPPAIIKEVVVTMSEAFDNAVQNLGGSEEISFEQMLEESLVTLHTGDVVKGTVIQVVNEEVSVNLGYKSDGVIPRGEFSGDPTVIPSKVIQPGDEIEVFVVRVNDGDGNVLLSKKRIEAQKGMEEIEAAFNEKSVVTGTVTEVVKGGLIAVVNGVRVFIPSSQVSNRFIEDLSVFKGQELDFNIIEMDRVKRRIIGGRKALVEKEISAKRATLFASIEAGVKATGKVSRLTDFGAFVDLGGVDGLIHISEMSWGRITNPKEILKEGQAVEVLILDVDKEKGKISLSLKDNNMNPWNLAVEKYAVGTIVEGKVVRMVPFGAFVELEPGVDGLVHISQIANKHVVKPEDELKVGQVISVKVLEVNTEQKKISLSKRQAEALAEEAAEEVVETEA
- a CDS encoding lysophospholipid acyltransferase family protein; this encodes MSVYPFVKVLVKMLFKILFKVTIVGKENVPQEGNGVLCCNHISNFDPLTMAVYLDRLPRYIAKKELFQNKILGALLRNLQAFPIDRQAVMDMKAFKTAINVLKGGELLGIFAEGTRVKEGEDKAAKAGVAMFALKGDAPVIPVAISGSYKFRSEIRIEFGEPLTLEEYRGERITTDLMEEVTEKIMGRVREMKVKL
- the cmk gene encoding (d)CMP kinase; translation: MKRFAVAVDGPAGSGKSTVAKAVAKRLGIIYVDTGAMYRGVAYDCIQKGVDCSDEKAVLLLLEEIHLEIQPTQEGQRIFLENQDITEKIRTQQIGQGASEVAKIQSVRQKLGDIQRAMANQNSVVMDGRDIGTYVLPQAEVKIYMDAGVDERAMRRMGELKAKGEKPDFEVVRKEIIQRDENDMNRQHNPLRKAKDAVYIDTTKMSIEESVDKILTIVQEKLGEVWV
- a CDS encoding NAD(P)/FAD-dependent oxidoreductase, yielding MGKIIVVGGGAAGMIAAGKAGSRGHEVHLFEKNNRLGKKILITGKGRCNLTNDCDVETLLENIPGNPYFMYSSFYRLDSSETQALFHRLGLETKVERGRRVFPVSDKSLDVVFALEQYLRENKVKQHLDSPVEEILVSDGRAVGVRLKKGTIIEADAVIVATGGLSYPATGSTGDGYGFAKKAGHHVTKLYPSLVPLKAAEAWCKDLMGLSLRNISIKIKNKKGKTVFEEFGEMLFTHYGVSGPVILSASRHILFSIDEGYQLFIDLKPAMDEKKLDMRLLRDFEKYANRDFINALGDLLPQKLIPVIAELSGISGDKKVNSITKEERKNLLSLLKGLPLTITGTAGFNEAVITSGGISVDEIDPATMESKFVKNLHFAGEVLDVDAYTGGYNLQIAFSSGYAAGEGVLSQ
- a CDS encoding histidine phosphatase family protein encodes the protein MKQDKTRLYLIRHGETEWNKGGRYQGWTDIELSEEGTWQAALLAKRFEYMPLDAIYVSPLKRAVATAEPIAKQKGLPLIMDEHFKEINFGEWEGHTVAELTEKYGKPYTDFFDDPFAHTMPGEGSFHKVAERSLAGFQEIIKKHRGQRVAIVSHGGLLRVLIIKLLGLDLNMYRRMWLTNTSISMIDITPEDQMFLMTLNDKAHLEMAELLKNG